The Streptomyces tendae genome has a window encoding:
- a CDS encoding DUF72 domain-containing protein yields MPLLVGTSGWQYKDWRGVLYPPGLPVRLWLEEYAAAFATVEVNNAFYRLPSRETFESWRERTPPGFVVALKASRYLTHIKRLRDPEEPVERLMGRAAGLGDRLGPVLLQLPPTLQADPALLDACLRRFPASTRVAVEPRHPSWWTPEVRAVLEARGAALCWADVLSRPVTPLWRTTDWGYVRFHQGRAHPWPHYGRQALRTWLDRITTTWPATADVHTYFNNDPNAAAVHNARTLIGMAPPNRREEPRAQPPPPKGREEPRAQPPPTRGDP; encoded by the coding sequence ATGCCGCTGCTGGTCGGGACCTCGGGATGGCAGTACAAGGACTGGCGCGGGGTGCTTTATCCGCCCGGCCTGCCGGTACGGCTGTGGCTGGAGGAGTACGCGGCCGCCTTCGCCACCGTCGAGGTCAACAACGCCTTCTACCGGCTGCCGTCCCGGGAGACCTTCGAGTCCTGGCGGGAGCGCACCCCGCCGGGCTTCGTCGTCGCGCTCAAGGCCAGCCGCTACCTGACGCACATCAAGCGGCTGCGGGACCCCGAGGAGCCGGTGGAGCGCCTGATGGGCCGGGCCGCCGGCCTCGGCGACCGGCTGGGCCCCGTCCTCCTCCAGCTCCCGCCGACGCTCCAGGCCGACCCCGCGCTGCTGGACGCCTGCCTGCGCCGCTTCCCCGCGTCCACGCGGGTGGCGGTCGAGCCGCGCCATCCGTCGTGGTGGACGCCGGAGGTCCGGGCGGTGCTGGAGGCCCGGGGCGCCGCGCTGTGCTGGGCCGACGTGCTGTCCCGCCCCGTCACGCCGCTCTGGCGCACCACGGACTGGGGTTACGTGCGCTTCCACCAGGGCCGCGCCCACCCCTGGCCCCACTACGGCCGCCAGGCCCTGCGCACCTGGCTGGACCGCATCACCACCACCTGGCCCGCGACCGCGGACGTCCACACCTACTTCAACAACGACCCCAACGCGGCAGCGGTCCACAACGCCAGAACCCTGATCGGCATGGCACCCCCGAACCGGCGCGAGGAACCACGCGCCCAACCCCCACCGCCGAAGGGGCGCGAGGAACCACGCGCTCAACCCCCACCCACCCGCGGCGATCCCTGA
- a CDS encoding DUF5925 domain-containing protein yields the protein MSSHPHDALPIRLNVDDNDSPSDVVDALFLGRFATGEQPFSHAVSIDRVRSGATLLPPHARVLRLAKDDDRSATLAEGDGWTLLISRWSRGADVTVTATSAELAAKILDEATEGAADEPEPQPENVTMGFWYVSPRRGPHRTTRQIAAGTWEEIRPNYTAPVADAMDRLMKTTPEDISGRLLLLHGPPGTGKTSALRTLARSWRDWCQVDCVLDPERLFSDVGYLMDIAIGEEDASGKNRWRLLLLEDCDELIRGEAKHTAGQALSRLLNLTDGLLGQGRNVLVGVTTNEDLERLHPAVVRPGRCLARIEVGPLTRTEAVNWLGREEGVGREGASLAELYALRRGTSPTALPEPRGDADAGLYL from the coding sequence ATGTCCTCCCACCCGCACGACGCACTGCCGATCCGGCTCAACGTCGACGACAACGACTCCCCGTCCGACGTCGTCGACGCGCTGTTCCTCGGCCGTTTCGCGACGGGCGAGCAGCCCTTCTCGCACGCCGTCTCCATCGACCGGGTGCGCTCCGGCGCGACCCTGCTGCCCCCGCACGCCCGGGTGCTGCGGCTCGCCAAGGACGACGACCGCAGCGCCACCCTGGCCGAGGGGGACGGCTGGACGCTGCTCATCTCCCGCTGGAGCCGGGGCGCCGACGTCACGGTGACCGCGACCAGTGCCGAACTGGCGGCGAAAATCCTGGACGAGGCCACCGAGGGCGCGGCGGACGAACCCGAACCGCAGCCGGAGAACGTCACCATGGGGTTCTGGTACGTCTCCCCGCGCCGCGGCCCGCACCGCACCACCCGGCAGATCGCGGCCGGCACCTGGGAGGAGATCCGGCCCAACTACACGGCCCCGGTCGCGGACGCGATGGACCGTCTGATGAAGACCACCCCCGAGGACATCTCGGGCCGGCTGCTCCTGCTGCACGGCCCGCCGGGCACCGGCAAGACCTCCGCGCTGCGCACCCTGGCCCGGTCCTGGCGGGACTGGTGCCAGGTGGACTGCGTGCTGGACCCCGAGCGGCTCTTCTCCGACGTCGGCTACCTCATGGACATCGCGATCGGTGAGGAGGACGCGTCCGGCAAGAACCGCTGGCGGCTGCTGCTCCTGGAGGACTGCGACGAGCTGATCCGCGGCGAGGCCAAGCACACGGCGGGTCAGGCCCTGTCCCGGCTGCTGAACCTGACCGACGGTCTGCTCGGCCAGGGCCGCAACGTGCTGGTGGGGGTCACCACCAACGAGGACCTGGAGCGCCTGCACCCGGCCGTGGTGCGTCCGGGCCGCTGCCTGGCCCGGATCGAGGTGGGCCCGCTGACCCGCACGGAGGCGGTGAACTGGCTGGGCCGCGAGGAGGGCGTGGGACGCGAGGGGGCGAGCCTCGCCGAGCTGTACGCCCTGCGCCGGGGCACCTCCCCGACCGCCCTGCCGGAACCGCGCGGTGACGCGGACGCGGGCCTGTACCTGTAA
- a CDS encoding SGNH/GDSL hydrolase family protein, with amino-acid sequence MRRSRLVLFLGTLLLAVTTALTGAAAAHASSQAAPGPYVALGDSYSSGVGAGSYISSSGDCKRSTKAHPYLWAAANSPSSFSFTACSGARTGDVLSGQLGPLSASTALVSISIGGNDAGFADVMTTCVLQSDSSCLSRIATARAFVDSTLPGRLDGVYTAIRDRAPNARVVVLGYPRFYRLGATCIGLSETKRKAINDASDHLNTAIAQRSRAYGFTFGDVRTTFTGHEICSGDSWLHSVDWLNIGNSYHPKAPGQSGGYLPVLNSAA; translated from the coding sequence ATGAGACGTTCCCGACTTGTCCTCTTCCTCGGCACGCTCCTCCTCGCCGTCACCACCGCCCTCACCGGGGCGGCCGCGGCGCACGCGTCCTCACAGGCGGCCCCCGGGCCGTACGTGGCCCTCGGTGACTCCTACTCCTCCGGTGTCGGCGCCGGCAGCTACATCTCCTCCAGCGGCGACTGCAAGCGCAGCACGAAGGCCCACCCCTACCTCTGGGCGGCCGCCAACTCACCCTCGTCCTTCTCCTTCACCGCCTGCTCGGGCGCCCGAACGGGTGATGTTCTCTCCGGGCAGCTCGGCCCGCTCTCCGCGAGCACCGCCCTCGTCTCGATCAGCATCGGCGGCAACGACGCCGGGTTCGCCGACGTCATGACGACCTGTGTGCTCCAGTCCGACAGCTCCTGCCTCTCCCGCATCGCCACCGCCCGCGCCTTCGTCGACTCGACGCTGCCCGGCAGGCTCGACGGCGTCTACACGGCCATCCGCGACCGCGCCCCCAACGCCCGCGTCGTGGTGCTCGGTTACCCCCGCTTCTACCGGCTCGGCGCCACCTGCATCGGCCTCTCCGAGACCAAGCGGAAGGCGATCAACGACGCCTCCGACCACCTCAACACTGCCATCGCCCAGCGCTCCCGGGCGTACGGCTTCACCTTCGGTGACGTCCGCACCACGTTCACCGGCCACGAGATCTGCTCCGGGGACTCCTGGCTGCACAGCGTGGACTGGCTGAACATCGGCAACTCGTACCACCCGAAGGCCCCCGGACAGTCCGGCGGCTACCTCCCCGTGCTCAACTCGGCGGCCTGA
- a CDS encoding serine/threonine-protein kinase, producing MSEEPGSERTIAGRYRLLSPLGEGGMGTVWRARDEVLHREVAVKEVRAPAGLPVSDVERMYARLEREAWAAARITDRTVVTVYDVATEDGRPWIVMELVRGLSLAEVLDAEGPLSPRRAAHIGAEVLAALRAAHAAGVLHRDVKPANVLIANDGRVVLTDFGIAMVEGSSALTMTGEVVGSPEFLAPERALGRTPGPESDLWSLGVLLYAAVEGQSPFRQDTPLSTLRAIVDEELPPPRRAGALGPVIEGLLRKDPAERLPADQASRDLRVVGAGGSPGADTARTASYAPTVAALPLPPHPGTPEAASAAPIAGTPVTGTPTAVTAPVAPPGRGRRRSAVLLVAGVVLLALALAGLTYALLNRHDGGPEAGGGGAGSPARSAGTDGEGAGGTGRTEDPATSSSSADDGDDADDGNGGGDDGHEGETTPPALTVSVTVTGAHTEYSGACPPPEDGAPAFTATFTVNRLPAEVSYRWAAEDGSAVDHGWRTLSFPADGGRTRQDTVVVTTYAESGTFHSRIGVEVREPARATSKTVPFSVVCETETPPDGASASASGADGGGY from the coding sequence GTGTCCGAAGAACCGGGCAGTGAGCGGACGATCGCCGGCCGCTACCGGCTGCTGTCGCCGCTGGGCGAGGGCGGCATGGGCACCGTGTGGCGGGCCCGCGACGAGGTGCTGCACCGCGAGGTCGCGGTGAAGGAGGTGCGCGCCCCGGCCGGACTGCCGGTGTCCGACGTGGAGCGGATGTACGCGCGTCTCGAACGGGAGGCGTGGGCGGCGGCCCGGATCACCGACCGCACCGTGGTCACCGTGTACGACGTGGCCACGGAGGACGGACGGCCGTGGATCGTGATGGAGCTGGTGCGCGGTCTGTCGCTGGCGGAGGTGCTGGACGCCGAGGGTCCGCTGTCGCCGCGGCGGGCGGCGCACATCGGCGCGGAGGTGCTGGCCGCGCTGCGTGCCGCGCACGCGGCGGGTGTGCTGCACCGGGACGTGAAGCCCGCCAACGTGCTGATCGCGAACGACGGACGGGTGGTGCTCACGGACTTCGGGATCGCCATGGTCGAGGGCAGCTCCGCGCTGACCATGACGGGCGAGGTCGTCGGGTCGCCGGAATTCCTGGCGCCGGAGCGGGCGTTGGGCCGCACCCCCGGCCCGGAGTCGGACCTGTGGTCGCTCGGTGTGCTGCTGTACGCGGCGGTCGAGGGCCAGTCCCCGTTCCGGCAGGACACCCCGTTGAGCACGCTGCGGGCGATCGTGGACGAGGAGTTGCCGCCGCCCCGCCGGGCGGGTGCGCTCGGACCGGTGATCGAGGGACTGCTGCGCAAGGATCCCGCCGAACGGCTGCCGGCCGACCAGGCGTCGCGGGATCTGCGGGTCGTCGGCGCCGGTGGCTCGCCGGGCGCGGACACGGCGCGTACCGCCTCGTACGCCCCGACGGTGGCCGCGCTTCCGCTGCCGCCGCACCCCGGGACACCGGAGGCGGCCTCGGCGGCGCCGATCGCGGGGACGCCCGTGACGGGGACGCCGACGGCCGTCACGGCGCCCGTCGCCCCGCCCGGGCGCGGTCGTCGCCGGAGTGCCGTGCTGCTGGTCGCGGGAGTGGTGCTGCTGGCGCTCGCGCTGGCCGGGCTGACGTACGCGCTGCTGAACCGGCACGACGGCGGACCGGAGGCCGGTGGCGGCGGGGCCGGTTCGCCCGCCCGGAGCGCCGGCACCGACGGCGAGGGTGCCGGCGGGACGGGACGCACGGAGGACCCGGCCACCTCCTCGTCCTCGGCGGACGACGGGGACGACGCGGACGACGGGAACGGCGGCGGCGACGACGGACACGAAGGGGAGACCACTCCCCCGGCGCTCACCGTGTCCGTCACGGTGACCGGCGCGCACACGGAGTACTCCGGGGCCTGTCCGCCGCCGGAGGACGGGGCGCCCGCGTTCACGGCGACGTTCACCGTGAACCGGCTGCCCGCCGAGGTCTCCTACCGCTGGGCGGCCGAGGACGGTTCGGCGGTGGACCACGGCTGGCGGACCCTGTCGTTCCCCGCGGACGGCGGGCGGACGCGGCAGGACACGGTGGTGGTGACGACGTACGCGGAGAGCGGCACGTTCCACAGCCGGATCGGGGTCGAGGTGCGCGAGCCGGCGCGGGCGACGTCGAAGACCGTGCCGTTCTCGGTGGTGTGCGAGACGGAGACCCCGCCGGACGGGGCCTCCGCCTCGGCATCCGGTGCGGACGGCGGCGGGTACTGA
- a CDS encoding nickel transporter: MTPLRSAAVGAAVLTAAGALTLVPAAEASAHPLGNFTVNRYDGLVAAPGELRVHHVEDLAEIPATQAGPDLTRLGRDVWARQRCATAARDSAVRADGRPAPLTVRSARVRVNPGQAGLDTLRVECRLTAPLPRDRTVAVGFRAAGAESGPGWREITARGDRTTLTASDVPEESVSTRLTRYPERRLTSPPDTRTATLRVRPGGPALAADGTGGTDEADTPAAAVLPRGADRWTRALDDLVARRDLTAGLAALALLLAVVLGAMHALAPGHGKTLMAATAAARGSRARLRDVLPMAASVTVTHTLGVVALGLLVTAGSATAPSVVAWLGIASGALVTLAGAQLVRRALRHHRNQAHKRGPAHPHGHTHTHEHGHGHDSAHAHDSAHPHGDAHPHPHTPLTHTHGGRAHTHPTAPTLRGTILLGFAGGLVPSPSAVVVLVGAAALGHAWFGLLLVVAYGVGLALTLTAAAYAVVRAGGGVSRLLARRPRWTSAPWAALVRRSAPLGSACVVLVLGAGLVFRGAASALG, translated from the coding sequence GTGACCCCGCTCCGCTCCGCCGCCGTCGGCGCCGCGGTCCTCACCGCCGCCGGGGCACTCACCCTGGTCCCGGCCGCCGAGGCGAGCGCGCACCCGCTCGGCAACTTCACGGTCAACCGCTACGACGGACTGGTGGCGGCACCTGGCGAACTGCGCGTGCACCACGTCGAGGACCTCGCCGAGATCCCCGCCACCCAGGCCGGCCCGGACCTCACCCGGCTGGGCCGGGACGTCTGGGCCCGGCAGCGGTGCGCGACGGCGGCGCGGGACAGCGCGGTACGGGCCGACGGGCGTCCGGCACCGCTCACGGTGCGCTCCGCCCGCGTGCGGGTGAACCCCGGTCAGGCGGGCCTCGACACCCTGCGCGTGGAGTGCCGACTGACCGCGCCTCTCCCCCGGGACCGGACGGTCGCCGTCGGTTTCCGCGCGGCGGGCGCAGAATCCGGCCCCGGCTGGCGGGAGATCACGGCGCGGGGCGACCGTACGACGCTCACCGCCTCGGACGTACCCGAGGAGTCCGTCTCCACCCGGCTGACCCGTTACCCGGAGCGGCGGCTCACGTCCCCGCCCGACACCCGGACCGCGACCCTGCGCGTCCGGCCGGGCGGCCCGGCACTGGCGGCGGACGGGACGGGCGGGACGGACGAGGCGGACACTCCGGCCGCCGCGGTGCTGCCCCGGGGCGCCGACCGCTGGACCCGTGCGCTGGACGACCTCGTCGCCCGGCGCGACCTGACCGCCGGTCTCGCGGCGCTGGCCCTGCTGCTCGCGGTGGTCCTCGGCGCGATGCACGCGCTCGCCCCGGGCCACGGCAAGACGCTGATGGCCGCGACCGCGGCGGCCCGCGGGAGCAGGGCCCGGCTCCGTGACGTCCTGCCGATGGCCGCCTCCGTCACGGTCACCCACACCCTCGGTGTCGTCGCCCTGGGCCTGCTGGTCACGGCCGGCTCCGCCACCGCGCCCTCGGTGGTCGCCTGGCTGGGGATCGCCAGCGGTGCCCTGGTCACCCTGGCCGGCGCCCAGCTGGTACGCCGCGCCCTGCGCCACCACCGCAACCAGGCCCATAAACGCGGGCCCGCGCACCCCCACGGGCACACGCACACCCACGAGCACGGGCACGGGCACGACAGCGCCCACGCGCACGACAGCGCCCACCCCCACGGCGACGCGCACCCCCACCCCCACACCCCCCTCACGCACACCCACGGCGGCCGTGCCCACACGCACCCCACCGCGCCCACCCTCCGCGGCACGATCCTGCTCGGCTTCGCCGGCGGGCTGGTGCCGAGCCCGTCCGCCGTCGTCGTGCTGGTCGGCGCCGCCGCCCTCGGCCACGCCTGGTTCGGGCTGCTGCTCGTCGTCGCGTACGGCGTCGGCCTGGCCCTCACCCTCACCGCCGCCGCCTACGCGGTGGTGCGGGCAGGCGGGGGCGTGTCCCGGCTGCTGGCCCGGCGCCCGCGCTGGACGAGCGCGCCGTGGGCGGCGCTGGTGCGCCGGAGCGCGCCCCTCGGGTCGGCGTGCGTCGTCCTGGTCCTGGGGGCCGGATTGGTGTTCAGGGGGGCGGCATCCGCACTCGGCTGA
- a CDS encoding tetratricopeptide repeat protein, translating into MSPRTNDPARDSGRPAAAPAPRGEPAQDTPRAGVGGEGAPDAPRPGAGGGDAPDGPRPAPREGDAPDSPHPAGEHRPAPDRTTEGVPADTHGHPAVPQPAADAPRPGDGAEVSVVGGGGGERVVSLRRYAATARRGRGLHLVSCAVLLAVAMTAGAVAVGGDGRDTARAAAPATGAVTAGMLAGDDLDAAIRSLRAHLRVQPKDFGAWATLGLAHVERARTDGDPTRYARAEEALDRSLALRPGNDQALAGLAALAAARHDFPGALEHADRALAQNPYSERALCSRIDALVELGRYEEAERAARTADRRRPGVPVFTRYAYVRELRGDVTTARRVLHRALDGAASPADVAYVATALGNLERGQGRYPAALHHYARALAADDAHLPALEGRARAQAAGGDRAGAVRTLEQVVARSPLPGPLVALGELYEARGGPGDRVRAREQYALVDAWTALARTGGVDAGLDTALAAADHGDTAQALRAARAEWDRRHTVHTADALAWALHRSGRYREALPYARRATATGYRDAAFLYHRGMIERAAGHHRAAHASLTTALELNPGFSPLGARAARTALKELTERKAAR; encoded by the coding sequence ATGTCCCCGCGCACGAACGACCCGGCCCGCGACAGCGGCCGGCCCGCCGCCGCCCCGGCCCCCCGGGGCGAACCGGCGCAGGACACCCCACGCGCGGGCGTGGGGGGCGAGGGCGCGCCGGACGCCCCACGCCCGGGCGCCGGGGGCGGGGACGCGCCGGACGGTCCGCGCCCGGCCCCCCGCGAGGGGGATGCGCCGGACAGCCCGCACCCGGCAGGGGAGCACAGGCCCGCGCCGGACCGGACCACCGAGGGCGTACCGGCGGATACCCACGGACACCCGGCCGTCCCGCAACCGGCCGCCGACGCGCCGCGACCCGGTGACGGGGCGGAGGTGTCGGTCGTGGGCGGCGGTGGAGGCGAGCGGGTGGTCAGCTTGCGGCGGTACGCCGCTACGGCGCGGCGGGGACGAGGGCTGCATCTGGTCTCGTGTGCCGTGCTGCTCGCGGTGGCGATGACCGCCGGCGCCGTCGCCGTGGGGGGCGACGGGCGGGACACGGCCCGGGCGGCGGCACCGGCGACCGGGGCGGTGACCGCCGGGATGCTCGCCGGGGATGACCTCGACGCGGCGATCCGCTCGTTGAGGGCCCATCTGCGCGTCCAGCCCAAGGACTTCGGCGCCTGGGCCACCCTGGGCCTCGCCCACGTCGAGCGGGCGCGCACCGACGGGGACCCCACCCGCTACGCCCGCGCCGAAGAGGCACTCGACCGCTCCCTCGCCCTGCGCCCCGGCAACGACCAGGCGCTCGCCGGCCTGGCCGCCCTCGCCGCCGCGCGCCACGACTTCCCCGGCGCCCTGGAGCACGCCGACCGCGCCCTGGCACAGAACCCGTACAGCGAGCGCGCCCTGTGCTCCCGGATCGACGCCCTGGTGGAACTCGGCCGGTACGAGGAGGCAGAGCGGGCCGCGCGGACCGCCGACCGCAGGCGTCCGGGCGTACCCGTGTTCACGCGGTACGCCTACGTGCGGGAGCTGCGCGGTGACGTGACCACCGCCCGGCGGGTGCTGCACCGCGCGCTCGACGGCGCCGCCTCCCCCGCGGACGTGGCGTACGTCGCGACCGCGCTGGGCAACCTCGAACGCGGCCAGGGCCGGTACCCGGCGGCCCTTCACCACTACGCGCGGGCGCTCGCGGCGGACGACGCCCACCTCCCCGCCCTGGAGGGCCGGGCGCGCGCCCAGGCGGCGGGCGGCGACCGCGCGGGCGCCGTCCGCACGCTGGAGCAGGTCGTCGCCCGCTCCCCGCTGCCCGGCCCGCTGGTCGCCCTCGGCGAGCTGTACGAGGCCCGCGGGGGCCCCGGTGACCGCGTGAGGGCGCGCGAGCAGTACGCCCTGGTCGACGCCTGGACCGCGCTGGCCCGGACCGGGGGCGTCGACGCCGGCCTGGACACCGCGCTCGCCGCCGCCGACCACGGGGACACCGCCCAGGCGCTGCGCGCGGCCCGCGCCGAGTGGGACCGCCGGCACACCGTGCACACGGCGGACGCCCTCGCCTGGGCCCTGCACCGCTCCGGCCGCTACCGGGAGGCTCTTCCCTACGCCCGTCGCGCCACGGCCACCGGCTACCGCGACGCCGCCTTTCTCTACCACCGGGGCATGATCGAGCGGGCCGCCGGCCACCACCGTGCCGCGCACGCCTCCCTCACCACCGCCCTGGAGCTGAACCCCGGCTTCTCCCCGCTCGGTGCCCGTGCGGCACGCACCGCGCTCAAGGAACTGACGGAACGGAAGGCGGCACGGTGA
- a CDS encoding DUF4331 domain-containing protein, with protein MTPNSRTAAGRRGLATLICGALAAGGLAAAGVSALEPEAASASSHREAPLISGTPQYDNTDLYAFVSPDKPDTTTIIANWIPFEEPAGGPNFFTFAEDAQYDIHIDNNGDAQGELLFRYTFETHVKNEKTFLYNTGPVTALDDPDLNITQTYDVELLKLKNQHAVSRTKIAHDVPVAPSNVGKASMPDYDTLREQAVRELAGGTTTFAGQADDPFFLDLRVFDLLYGGNLSEVGNDTLKGYNVNSVALQVPTHLITESADQPVVGIWSTTQRENAEGHFVQVSRLGNPLVNEVVNPIGDKDTFNASAPWDDAQFLKNVTEPELPKLIEAIYKIPAPKEPREDLVDVFLKGVEGLNQPPHVRPSEMLRLNTSIEPAAEPKRLGVLDGDTAGFPNGRRLTDDVVDAALQVVEGELVGAKNDLGDAVDANDKGFGASFPYLANPTEGSRGPLAKGVDSGNDVRNQLGDALRPAGADGTSDTTLVAASAGAGAGGLLLIGVALMWWRRMRRRSY; from the coding sequence ATGACACCTAATTCCAGGACCGCTGCGGGGCGCAGGGGCCTCGCGACCCTGATCTGTGGTGCGCTGGCCGCCGGGGGGCTCGCAGCCGCCGGCGTGTCCGCGCTGGAACCCGAGGCGGCCTCCGCCTCCTCCCACCGGGAGGCCCCGCTGATCTCGGGCACCCCGCAGTACGACAACACGGACCTGTACGCGTTCGTCAGTCCCGACAAGCCGGACACGACGACGATCATCGCGAACTGGATCCCGTTCGAGGAGCCGGCCGGGGGGCCGAACTTCTTCACGTTCGCGGAGGACGCGCAGTACGACATCCACATCGACAACAACGGTGACGCGCAGGGCGAGCTGCTGTTCCGCTACACCTTCGAGACCCATGTGAAGAACGAGAAGACGTTCCTGTACAACACCGGGCCGGTCACCGCCCTGGACGACCCGGACCTCAACATCACCCAGACCTACGACGTCGAGCTGCTGAAGCTGAAGAACCAGCACGCCGTGTCCCGTACGAAGATCGCGCACGACGTGCCGGTGGCGCCGTCGAACGTCGGCAAGGCGTCCATGCCGGACTACGACACCCTGCGCGAGCAGGCGGTGCGTGAACTGGCGGGCGGCACGACCACGTTCGCCGGGCAGGCCGACGACCCGTTCTTCCTGGACCTGCGGGTCTTCGACCTGCTGTACGGCGGGAACCTCTCGGAGGTCGGCAACGACACCCTCAAGGGCTACAACGTCAACTCCGTCGCGCTGCAGGTGCCGACGCACCTGATCACCGAGTCGGCGGACCAGCCCGTGGTCGGCATCTGGTCCACCACCCAGCGGGAGAACGCCGAGGGTCACTTCGTGCAGGTGTCCCGGCTGGGCAACCCGCTGGTGAACGAGGTCGTCAACCCGATCGGGGACAAGGACACGTTCAACGCGTCCGCGCCGTGGGACGACGCGCAGTTCCTGAAGAACGTCACCGAGCCGGAGCTGCCGAAGCTGATCGAGGCGATCTACAAGATCCCGGCACCCAAGGAACCGCGTGAGGATCTGGTCGACGTCTTCCTCAAGGGCGTCGAGGGTCTCAACCAGCCGCCGCACGTGCGTCCTTCGGAGATGCTGCGCCTCAACACGTCGATCGAGCCGGCCGCGGAGCCGAAGCGGCTGGGGGTCCTGGACGGCGACACCGCCGGTTTCCCCAACGGGCGCCGGCTGACGGACGACGTCGTCGACGCCGCGCTCCAGGTCGTCGAGGGGGAGCTGGTCGGGGCGAAGAACGACCTGGGGGACGCGGTCGACGCCAACGACAAGGGGTTCGGCGCGTCCTTCCCGTACCTGGCGAACCCCACGGAGGGGTCGCGCGGCCCGCTCGCCAAGGGTGTGGACAGCGGCAACGACGTGCGCAACCAGCTGGGTGACGCGCTGCGGCCCGCCGGGGCGGACGGCACGAGCGACACCACCCTCGTCGCCGCGTCCGCGGGCGCGGGAGCGGGCGGTCTGCTGCTGATCGGCGTGGCGCTGATGTGGTGGCGCCGGATGCGCCGCCGGTCGTACTGA
- a CDS encoding sigma-70 family RNA polymerase sigma factor, with product MEADQLLVQVAGGDQKAFEDLYGLVSGPVYGLVRRVVRDPAQSEEVAQEVLLELWRSAGRFDPGRGSALSWVLTLAHRRAVDRVRSVRAAGEREQREARRAHGPAFDQVAEEVEAGLEREWVRRCLDRLTALQRQSVTLAYYDGYTYREVAERLRLPLGTVKTRMRDGLTRLRNCLGGAA from the coding sequence TTGGAGGCGGATCAGCTGCTGGTCCAGGTGGCCGGCGGTGACCAGAAGGCGTTCGAGGATCTCTACGGGCTGGTCTCCGGACCGGTGTACGGGCTGGTGCGGCGCGTGGTGCGCGACCCAGCCCAGTCCGAGGAGGTGGCCCAGGAGGTGCTGCTCGAACTCTGGCGCTCCGCCGGGCGGTTCGACCCCGGCCGGGGAAGCGCGCTGTCCTGGGTGCTCACCCTGGCCCACCGCCGCGCCGTCGACCGGGTGCGCAGCGTCCGCGCGGCCGGTGAGCGCGAACAGCGCGAGGCCCGGCGCGCCCACGGCCCCGCCTTCGACCAGGTCGCCGAGGAGGTCGAGGCCGGGCTCGAACGCGAGTGGGTACGCCGCTGCCTGGACCGGCTCACCGCACTGCAGCGCCAGTCGGTGACCCTCGCCTACTACGACGGCTACACCTACCGGGAGGTGGCCGAGCGGCTCAGGCTCCCGCTGGGCACCGTCAAGACCCGTATGCGGGACGGGCTCACCCGCCTGCGGAACTGCCTGGGAGGCGCGGCATGA
- a CDS encoding anti-sigma factor gives MSPFGRLFPRENLHSLAAPYALDALEPAERVRFEKHLRSCARCAAEVRDLAEDAVRLAWSTAAPAPPALRDRVLAAVRTTAQEPAPQGESRTREPQLPPHVWGAAPPPRVRERRPLFVPFATATAAAALVVAALFAVQANRTQDELNTARGQAREIAHVLAAPDARASSGRDARGRTIGVIASASARGAVVTLGGYGDPPNGRVRQLWLMDQDGRPRSLGLFEGDTPLVAAGLDTSATSLAVTVEPDGGSPQPTGQPIIQLALKTVGFGE, from the coding sequence ATGAGTCCGTTCGGCCGGCTGTTCCCCCGCGAGAACCTGCACTCGCTCGCCGCCCCCTACGCCCTCGACGCCCTGGAACCCGCCGAGCGGGTCCGCTTCGAGAAGCACCTGAGGTCCTGCGCCCGGTGCGCCGCCGAGGTGCGCGACCTCGCCGAGGACGCCGTCCGGCTGGCGTGGTCCACGGCCGCGCCCGCGCCGCCCGCCCTGCGGGACCGGGTTCTCGCCGCCGTGCGCACCACCGCCCAGGAACCCGCGCCGCAGGGGGAGTCCCGGACGCGCGAACCACAGCTGCCGCCCCACGTCTGGGGCGCGGCACCCCCGCCGCGCGTCCGGGAACGCCGCCCGCTGTTCGTGCCGTTCGCCACGGCCACCGCCGCCGCGGCACTCGTCGTCGCCGCGCTGTTCGCAGTGCAGGCGAACCGGACCCAGGACGAACTGAACACCGCACGCGGCCAGGCACGTGAGATCGCCCACGTTCTCGCGGCCCCCGACGCCCGCGCGAGCAGCGGCCGGGACGCACGCGGCCGCACGATCGGAGTGATCGCTTCCGCATCGGCTCGCGGAGCCGTCGTCACTCTGGGCGGATACGGCGACCCTCCGAACGGGCGTGTGCGACAGCTCTGGCTCATGGACCAGGACGGCCGCCCCCGCTCCCTGGGCCTCTTCGAGGGCGACACGCCCTTGGTCGCGGCCGGTCTCGACACCTCGGCGACGTCACTCGCGGTAACTGTCGAACCGGACGGCGGCTCTCCGCAACCCACCGGCCAGCCCATCATTCAACTCGCCCTGAAAACGGTCGGATTCGGAGAGTAA